A single genomic interval of Bacillus smithii harbors:
- a CDS encoding bifunctional cystathionine gamma-lyase/homocysteine desulfhydrase, translating to MRKKTKFIHGGISRDPYTGAVSTPIYQVSTYKQDGVGNFKYEYSRTGNPTREALEKLIADIEEGTHGFAFSSGMAAITAAIQLFSAGDHVIATDDVYGGTFRVMTKVLNRFNIDVTFVDTSNLDAVKEAIQPNTKAIYVETPTNPLLKITDLKAISKIAKEHQLTFIVDNTFSTPYWQNPLTLGADIVVHSATKYLGGHSDVVAGLIVVKDEKLAEDIHFIQNSTGGILGPQDSWLLMRGIKTLGVRMEEIEQNTKRIVEFLQNHPQVEKVYYPGLETHPGHEIHRSQSAGFGGMISFTVESQEKALDVLKKTRYFTLAESLGAVESLISIPSLMTHASIPRERRLELGIEDGLIRISVGIEDIEDLLEDLESALR from the coding sequence ATGCGTAAGAAAACAAAATTTATTCACGGTGGTATTAGTCGTGATCCGTATACTGGTGCGGTTTCGACGCCTATTTATCAAGTGAGCACATACAAACAAGATGGAGTAGGTAATTTTAAATATGAATACTCCAGAACGGGAAACCCGACTCGTGAAGCGTTGGAAAAATTAATTGCCGATATTGAAGAAGGAACGCATGGATTTGCGTTCAGTTCTGGAATGGCGGCCATTACCGCAGCCATTCAATTATTTTCCGCCGGCGACCATGTCATTGCTACAGATGATGTGTACGGTGGAACGTTCCGCGTCATGACGAAAGTGTTAAATCGTTTCAACATCGATGTTACTTTTGTGGATACAAGTAATCTGGATGCAGTGAAAGAAGCGATTCAACCGAATACGAAAGCGATTTATGTAGAAACGCCAACCAATCCGCTTTTGAAAATCACCGATTTGAAAGCTATTAGTAAAATTGCGAAAGAACATCAATTAACGTTTATCGTAGACAATACATTCAGCACTCCTTATTGGCAAAATCCATTGACACTTGGGGCTGATATCGTCGTTCACAGCGCAACCAAATATCTTGGAGGACATAGTGATGTCGTAGCCGGTCTTATTGTTGTAAAAGATGAAAAACTGGCAGAAGATATTCATTTTATTCAGAATTCAACAGGTGGAATTCTTGGACCACAAGACAGCTGGCTTCTTATGCGCGGCATCAAAACATTAGGTGTCCGCATGGAGGAAATCGAACAGAACACCAAAAGAATCGTGGAATTTTTACAAAACCATCCACAAGTTGAAAAAGTGTACTATCCGGGTCTTGAAACCCATCCAGGACACGAAATTCACCGTTCACAATCAGCCGGATTTGGCGGAATGATTTCCTTTACTGTAGAATCTCAAGAAAAAGCGCTGGATGTATTGAAAAAGACACGCTACTTTACGTTGGCTGAAAGTCTTGGGGCAGTGGAAAGTTTAATTTCGATTCCTTCACTAATGACGCATGCCTCGATTCCACGCGAACGTCGTCTTGAACTAGGCATTGAAGATGGATTGATCCGCATTTCTGTCGGAATTGAAGATATTGAGGATTTACTTGAAGATCTAGAATCCGCATTACGATAA
- a CDS encoding IS4 family transposase has protein sequence MDKNTLILSFGKWVSPINIQKLSEQVKELKQDYYTKKLTTEAYIKLLLVAQLLEFKSLEEMSDALVDEDLQKALGFESISASQLSRKNNQIHPLILANLFLDLVWKIQRYHYKNGKNMPLKIIDSSTLPLNLTHYKWAKFRKTKAGVKLHLRLVFMDKDTVYPEKAVITTAKEHDRNQLEVLVDDQEAMYVFDRGYVDYERFDRMTDDGYFFVSRLKKNAVIREVYTFSLPDDCHVLSDKMVYIGTTQNRTENVFRLLEVMDTKGNLLRFITNRFDLKPEEISDIYRSRWAIELFFKWLKQHVEIKHFYGMSETAIQNQIFLALITYCLHVLIQLEMKSKKSLLRITRWLKRALWKPAYVWLRKFDGRASP, from the coding sequence ATGGACAAGAATACACTAATTTTATCATTTGGTAAATGGGTTTCACCCATAAATATTCAAAAACTTAGCGAACAAGTCAAAGAATTGAAACAGGACTATTACACAAAAAAGCTGACAACAGAAGCTTATATTAAACTTTTATTGGTAGCCCAGCTGCTCGAATTTAAGAGCTTAGAGGAAATGAGTGATGCACTTGTAGACGAAGATCTTCAAAAAGCACTCGGATTTGAATCGATAAGTGCCTCTCAGCTATCCCGAAAAAACAATCAGATCCACCCACTAATTCTTGCAAATTTGTTCTTGGATCTTGTTTGGAAAATTCAACGGTACCATTATAAAAACGGAAAGAATATGCCACTGAAAATCATTGATTCAAGTACACTCCCGTTGAACTTGACCCATTATAAATGGGCAAAATTCCGGAAAACAAAAGCTGGTGTAAAGCTACACTTACGGCTCGTTTTCATGGATAAAGACACCGTCTATCCTGAAAAAGCAGTGATTACGACAGCAAAAGAACATGACCGAAATCAACTCGAAGTCCTAGTGGATGATCAAGAAGCCATGTATGTGTTTGACCGCGGTTATGTGGACTATGAACGTTTTGATCGGATGACAGATGATGGCTATTTCTTCGTTTCAAGACTGAAGAAAAACGCAGTCATTCGTGAAGTCTATACATTTTCACTTCCTGATGATTGTCACGTTCTATCCGATAAAATGGTCTACATTGGTACCACACAAAATCGTACTGAAAATGTCTTTCGTCTACTAGAAGTTATGGACACAAAAGGGAACTTACTTCGTTTCATCACCAACCGATTTGATTTAAAACCAGAAGAGATAAGTGATATTTACCGATCTCGCTGGGCTATTGAACTCTTTTTCAAATGGCTCAAGCAACACGTAGAAATTAAGCACTTTTATGGAATGAGTGAAACAGCTATTCAAAATCAAATTTTCTTAGCCCTGATCACGTATTGCTTACATGTTCTCATTCAATTGGAGATGAAAAGTAAGAAATCCCTACTTCGAATTACTCGTTGGTTAAAGAGAGCTCTGTGGAAACCAGCTTATGTTTGGTTGCGAAAATTTGATGGGCGAGCCAGTCCATAA
- a CDS encoding sugar ABC transporter ATP-binding protein, translated as MAAHTGCLLEMKGIKKSFHQNQVLKGIDLDVKAGEVHVLLGENGAGKSTLIKILTGAYQKDAGEIYWEGSIVHLDQPVDAMKLGIATIYQELNVIPELKVYENIFLGRELKRGGKISLLHHRAMRKEAERCLEILGQNPKLANEQLGKLGIGQQQLVEIAKAIALEAKLIIMDEPTSSLSAQEVEQLYKVVEELKKKGIAIIFISHRLEEIKYLGDRITILRDGFKIKTLPVKTTEPDYWIELMVGRTLDEKFPKHSFALGKEGFRVENFVVKGAKEPVNFSVRYGEIVGISGLVGAGRTELARAIFGVDSHKGGKVYIDGKEVRIKSPRDAIKAGIAFITEDRKSEGLLLDQPLDFNIGIANMDKFKRGIGLLDLKALRKEALNYVKELKIRPDNIELHSRNLSGGNQQKVVIAKWLCTRAKVFIFDEPTRGIDVGAKVEVYRLMNQLIANGSIVLMISSDLPEILGMCDRVLVMNEGKLTANLPIHEASQDKIMKAATGG; from the coding sequence ATGGCTGCACATACAGGGTGCTTGCTTGAAATGAAAGGGATTAAGAAAAGCTTTCATCAAAACCAAGTGCTAAAAGGAATCGACTTAGATGTAAAAGCCGGAGAAGTCCATGTTTTGCTTGGTGAAAACGGTGCAGGAAAATCAACTCTCATCAAAATTTTAACAGGGGCTTATCAAAAGGACGCGGGCGAGATTTATTGGGAAGGAAGCATTGTTCATCTAGATCAACCTGTAGATGCGATGAAGTTAGGGATTGCTACTATTTATCAAGAACTAAATGTAATTCCTGAATTAAAAGTATATGAAAATATTTTTCTTGGAAGAGAATTAAAGCGCGGAGGAAAAATATCCTTGCTTCATCATCGAGCGATGCGAAAAGAAGCTGAGCGTTGTTTGGAGATACTGGGTCAGAATCCAAAGCTTGCTAATGAGCAATTAGGGAAACTGGGCATTGGGCAGCAGCAGTTAGTTGAAATTGCCAAAGCCATTGCATTAGAAGCGAAATTAATTATTATGGATGAACCCACATCCAGCTTGAGCGCCCAAGAAGTGGAACAATTATATAAAGTTGTTGAAGAGCTTAAGAAAAAAGGAATTGCTATTATTTTTATTTCCCATCGTTTAGAAGAAATAAAATACCTTGGAGATCGGATTACCATTCTTCGAGATGGATTCAAAATTAAAACATTACCGGTAAAAACGACTGAACCCGACTACTGGATTGAATTGATGGTTGGACGTACATTGGATGAAAAATTTCCAAAGCATTCCTTTGCTCTTGGTAAAGAAGGATTTCGAGTTGAAAATTTTGTAGTAAAAGGTGCGAAAGAACCGGTTAATTTTTCTGTTCGATATGGAGAAATTGTAGGCATTTCCGGTCTTGTAGGGGCAGGACGCACAGAATTAGCTAGAGCCATTTTCGGAGTTGATTCCCATAAAGGAGGGAAAGTCTATATTGATGGCAAAGAAGTGCGAATAAAATCTCCAAGGGATGCTATTAAAGCAGGAATTGCTTTTATTACAGAGGATCGCAAAAGTGAAGGTCTTCTGTTAGATCAACCACTCGATTTTAATATAGGTATAGCTAATATGGATAAATTCAAAAGGGGCATCGGGTTGCTGGATTTAAAAGCATTGCGTAAAGAAGCATTAAATTACGTAAAAGAATTAAAAATTCGTCCGGATAATATCGAACTGCATTCACGGAACTTAAGTGGGGGAAACCAACAAAAGGTCGTAATAGCTAAATGGCTGTGTACACGTGCAAAGGTCTTTATTTTCGATGAACCGACAAGAGGAATTGATGTTGGGGCTAAGGTTGAAGTATACCGATTAATGAACCAATTGATAGCAAATGGTTCTATCGTACTGATGATATCTTCAGACCTTCCTGAAATTCTAGGTATGTGTGACCGGGTATTAGTGATGAATGAAGGGAAATTAACTGCAAATTTGCCGATTCATGAAGCTTCACAAGACAAAATAATGAAAGCGGCTACAGGGGGATGA
- a CDS encoding ABC transporter permease produces MNEVAVENKNDLSVKTENEHPKNKQTFKKVLSKLGPLLALIILVAVLTLLSDKFLTINNLMNIASQSSINALLGIGMLLAILTAGIDLSVGAILAVSIMFMGIVTVKMGLNPIIGLIVCLAVGTGFGFLNGVLLTKLHLPHPFISTLGTQFIGRGIALIVTAAAPIAGFPLMIQFVGNQFVGPIPVSFLLVIVVYVIFHIFLTRTKTGRYIYAIGGNPEAARLSGINVDRVLLIVYSLSGLMAGLAGLVMVGRVNSAFPLAGLNYESDAIAAVIIGGASFFGGVGTVYGTLIGALTIAVLRNGLNLLNVSADSQMAVIGIVIIAAVYVDVLRQRRSKNKK; encoded by the coding sequence ATGAATGAAGTAGCGGTGGAAAATAAAAATGATCTTTCGGTTAAAACAGAAAATGAACATCCGAAAAACAAGCAAACTTTTAAGAAAGTGCTTAGTAAGTTGGGTCCATTATTAGCGCTTATCATTTTAGTCGCAGTGCTTACTTTATTATCAGATAAGTTTTTGACTATAAATAACCTCATGAATATTGCCAGCCAATCTTCAATTAATGCATTGTTGGGAATTGGCATGCTTTTGGCTATCTTAACTGCCGGTATTGACTTGTCAGTTGGTGCTATTCTTGCCGTATCGATCATGTTTATGGGGATAGTGACAGTGAAAATGGGGTTAAATCCCATTATTGGGCTCATTGTCTGTCTTGCAGTTGGCACTGGATTTGGCTTTTTGAATGGTGTGTTATTAACAAAACTGCATTTACCTCATCCGTTTATTTCTACTCTCGGCACCCAATTTATCGGTCGAGGAATTGCGTTAATTGTAACTGCAGCAGCACCGATCGCCGGTTTCCCACTGATGATTCAATTTGTTGGAAATCAATTTGTTGGTCCGATTCCGGTAAGCTTTCTTCTTGTTATTGTAGTTTATGTGATTTTTCATATTTTTCTAACAAGAACAAAGACAGGGAGATATATTTACGCTATAGGAGGCAACCCCGAAGCCGCCCGTTTGTCTGGTATAAATGTTGATCGAGTACTGCTCATCGTTTACTCACTAAGCGGTTTGATGGCAGGACTTGCAGGTTTAGTAATGGTTGGCCGTGTTAATTCGGCATTTCCGCTTGCAGGACTAAATTATGAATCGGATGCCATTGCTGCTGTTATCATCGGCGGTGCCAGCTTTTTTGGCGGTGTTGGTACAGTATACGGTACTTTAATTGGCGCGTTAACAATAGCTGTTCTTCGCAACGGCCTGAATCTTCTTAACGTTTCTGCAGACTCCCAAATGGCTGTGATCGGCATCGTTATTATTGCCGCCGTTTATGTAGACGTTCTCCGCCAACGCAGAAGCAAGAATAAAAAATAA
- a CDS encoding sugar ABC transporter substrate-binding protein, protein MNKKVKLVGAAVVLSVMTLIAGCGTAANKSTSSNPSNNGNKNISVVLKTLSSPYWQYVQAGAEAAGKKLGVNVKVVGPSSESQVMEQVNMIQDQLSQSPSALVVSPSQPDTVVPVLNTAVKQKVPVLLIDTDAKFDGKTTFIGTDNATAGKAAGKLLGSMLHKGDKVVLIAGALGNPATDERIKGAKKELIKEGMQIVAEQPADSDKSKAMSVMENILEKNKDVKGVFAANDDMALGALRAVQAKHLGIKVIGTDGTEEAVQSILNGDLAGTIAQSPYNMGYQSVENALKVIDGNKISSRIDSGIDVITKNNAQKQLDFLKSISK, encoded by the coding sequence ATGAATAAAAAGGTTAAATTAGTTGGAGCTGCTGTAGTGCTGTCAGTTATGACTCTAATTGCTGGATGTGGGACTGCTGCAAATAAGAGTACAAGTTCAAACCCAAGTAATAATGGAAATAAAAATATATCTGTTGTATTAAAAACATTATCAAGTCCATATTGGCAATATGTTCAGGCTGGTGCTGAGGCTGCGGGCAAAAAACTTGGTGTCAATGTGAAGGTCGTAGGTCCATCATCTGAATCACAGGTAATGGAGCAGGTAAATATGATTCAAGACCAACTAAGTCAATCGCCGAGTGCACTTGTAGTATCGCCTTCTCAGCCTGATACAGTTGTCCCAGTATTAAATACAGCGGTAAAACAGAAAGTTCCGGTACTTTTAATTGATACGGATGCTAAATTTGATGGGAAAACTACCTTTATCGGAACTGATAATGCAACAGCTGGGAAGGCAGCAGGCAAGTTGTTAGGTTCCATGCTTCATAAAGGAGATAAAGTTGTCCTCATTGCAGGCGCACTTGGTAACCCTGCAACTGATGAAAGGATTAAAGGAGCCAAAAAAGAATTAATTAAAGAAGGAATGCAAATCGTTGCAGAACAGCCTGCAGATAGTGATAAATCGAAAGCAATGTCTGTAATGGAAAATATTCTTGAGAAAAACAAAGATGTAAAAGGAGTATTTGCGGCCAATGATGATATGGCACTTGGGGCATTACGTGCTGTTCAGGCAAAACACTTAGGTATTAAAGTAATTGGTACGGATGGCACGGAAGAAGCAGTTCAATCTATTCTTAACGGCGATCTTGCCGGTACAATTGCACAAAGCCCATATAATATGGGATACCAAAGTGTTGAAAATGCATTAAAAGTAATTGATGGAAATAAGATCTCTAGCCGAATTGACAGCGGAATTGATGTTATTACGAAGAATAATGCCCAAAAACAGCTGGACTTCTTAAAGAGCATTTCAAAATAA
- a CDS encoding LacI family DNA-binding transcriptional regulator: MKPTIYDVAEKAGVSIATVSKVVNNTGRISEKTRKKVVKIMEELEYQPSSVAAALTGKQTYTIGVLVPDISNGFFAEVARALENSAREMGYAIILCSTDYQIEREHDYLELLLKKQVDGIIIATEPEDWKTYNILQRKLIPHLMFSIDNLGFSSHVVTTDDIRGGYMAGRYLLEKGHTDMAVIVELKRASGRLRLEGFKQALADEGISLKEERIISAMSKIDEAQAAARKILSLKNRPTAVFAATDLIAAIFTNEARKAKVRIPDDLSIIGFDNTIYAEIADPGLTTIAQPTEELAHFAIDQLLKLIKDPTIPQQRIMLSPTLIERSSVKSLI, encoded by the coding sequence ATGAAGCCTACAATATATGATGTAGCTGAAAAAGCGGGAGTTTCTATTGCGACCGTTTCTAAGGTAGTTAATAATACCGGCCGGATTAGTGAAAAAACGAGAAAAAAAGTAGTTAAAATTATGGAAGAACTTGAATATCAGCCTAGCAGTGTTGCTGCGGCTCTAACTGGAAAGCAAACATACACGATTGGGGTTCTTGTTCCTGATATTTCAAATGGCTTTTTTGCAGAGGTTGCCCGCGCGTTGGAAAACAGCGCTCGAGAAATGGGCTATGCCATTATTTTGTGCAGTACGGATTATCAAATTGAGAGGGAGCATGATTACTTAGAATTATTATTAAAAAAACAAGTAGACGGGATTATTATTGCGACAGAACCGGAAGATTGGAAGACTTATAATATTCTTCAGAGAAAACTAATTCCGCATCTAATGTTTTCAATTGATAATTTAGGTTTCTCATCTCACGTTGTTACGACTGACGACATTCGAGGCGGATATATGGCAGGAAGGTATTTGTTAGAAAAAGGTCATACAGATATGGCAGTCATTGTGGAATTAAAGCGTGCCAGCGGTCGTCTACGCTTAGAAGGATTTAAGCAGGCATTGGCTGATGAAGGAATCAGTTTAAAGGAAGAAAGAATTATTAGTGCGATGTCAAAAATTGATGAAGCTCAAGCAGCAGCACGGAAAATCTTGAGTTTGAAAAACAGACCTACCGCTGTATTTGCTGCAACGGATTTAATTGCCGCCATATTTACGAATGAAGCACGAAAAGCAAAGGTACGCATACCTGATGATCTATCGATTATTGGCTTTGACAATACTATTTACGCTGAAATAGCTGATCCTGGCTTAACAACAATCGCACAGCCAACCGAGGAATTGGCACATTTTGCGATTGACCAGCTATTAAAATTAATTAAGGACCCCACCATCCCACAGCAGAGAATCATGCTTTCGCCAACGCTGATAGAACGTAGCTCCGTCAAAAGTTTAATTTAA
- the iolG gene encoding inositol 2-dehydrogenase → METLTIGIIGAGRIGRLHVDNLKKISQIRIKSVSDLVIDHLKSWAKEKQIEVLTKDYRELLDDPEIEAVFICSPTDTHAAIIKEAAAAGKHIFCEKPISFSVGETEEALEAVEKAGVKLQIGFNRRFDLNFRKIRNIVQDGKIGQPHILRITSRDPQPPSIEYVQSSGGLFMDMTIHDFDMARYVMGSEVVEVSAAGAVLVDPEIGDAGDIDTAIVTLKFANGALGVIDNSRRAVYGYDQRLEIFGDKGAALADNNRPTNVEVYTAESVTKDKPLYFFLERYTQAYIAEVSEFVTACLDNTEISCTGFDGLQAQKIAQAAKESLETGAPVKLMQESPIN, encoded by the coding sequence ATGGAAACGTTGACGATCGGAATAATAGGCGCTGGCCGAATTGGAAGATTACATGTAGATAATTTAAAAAAGATTTCGCAAATTCGAATTAAAAGTGTTTCCGATCTTGTTATCGATCATCTTAAATCTTGGGCAAAAGAAAAACAAATTGAGGTATTAACAAAGGATTACCGTGAATTGCTTGATGACCCTGAAATTGAAGCCGTTTTCATTTGCTCGCCAACAGATACTCATGCTGCCATTATAAAGGAAGCAGCAGCGGCTGGAAAACATATCTTTTGTGAAAAGCCAATCAGCTTTTCAGTCGGAGAAACAGAAGAGGCCTTAGAGGCAGTTGAAAAAGCCGGAGTAAAGCTGCAAATTGGATTTAACCGTCGGTTTGATCTTAATTTCCGGAAAATTCGAAATATTGTTCAGGATGGCAAAATTGGTCAGCCGCATATTTTAAGAATCACCTCACGAGATCCGCAACCCCCCAGCATTGAGTATGTTCAATCATCGGGCGGATTATTTATGGACATGACGATACATGATTTTGACATGGCTCGATATGTAATGGGAAGTGAAGTGGTAGAGGTTTCAGCTGCAGGAGCCGTGCTTGTTGATCCTGAAATCGGGGATGCAGGAGATATTGATACTGCTATCGTTACGTTGAAATTTGCTAATGGAGCTCTAGGAGTTATTGATAATAGTCGCCGGGCAGTATATGGCTATGACCAGCGCCTTGAAATCTTTGGGGATAAGGGAGCCGCACTGGCAGATAACAATCGACCCACAAATGTCGAAGTATATACGGCGGAATCTGTTACGAAAGATAAGCCCTTATACTTTTTCCTCGAACGTTATACGCAAGCATATATTGCCGAAGTTTCAGAATTTGTTACTGCTTGTCTTGATAATACAGAAATCAGCTGCACAGGTTTTGATGGTTTACAAGCCCAAAAAATTGCGCAAGCAGCCAAAGAATCTCTTGAAACGGGTGCTCCAGTAAAGCTAATGCAAGAATCCCCAATAAATTAG
- the iolC gene encoding 5-dehydro-2-deoxygluconokinase, with amino-acid sequence MSSLKFVKNRPFDLIVVGRLCIDLNANETNRPMEESSTFTKYVGGSPANIAIGSARLGQKTGFIGKVSDDQMGRFITNYLKKNNIDIKGVTVDRTGSVTGLAFTEIKSPQDCSILMYRDNVADLKLHPSEIDENYIKQSKALLISGTALSKSPSREAVFLALEYAIKHDVKVFFDLDYRPYTWTDKAETAVYYNLAAEKCHVIIGTREEFDLMEILLNMDKSDDQFTASRLFSHRAELVVIKHGVAGSITYSKNGESYRSGIFPTKVLKTFGAGDSYASAFIFGLMNGKDVSEAMKMGSASASIVISRHSCSDAMPTIEELENYIETAVYEPIS; translated from the coding sequence ATGAGTTCACTAAAATTTGTTAAAAATCGTCCGTTCGATCTGATCGTTGTCGGGCGGTTATGTATTGATTTAAACGCTAATGAAACGAATCGGCCAATGGAGGAATCAAGTACGTTTACAAAATATGTGGGCGGATCCCCTGCCAATATTGCAATTGGCTCAGCTAGACTTGGACAAAAAACTGGTTTTATCGGTAAAGTGTCTGATGACCAAATGGGTCGATTTATTACAAATTACTTAAAGAAAAACAATATTGATATTAAAGGAGTAACCGTTGACCGGACAGGTTCAGTAACTGGTCTTGCTTTTACGGAGATCAAAAGCCCTCAAGATTGCAGTATTCTAATGTACCGCGACAATGTGGCTGACTTAAAATTACATCCTTCTGAGATAGACGAAAATTATATTAAACAATCAAAAGCTCTGTTGATTTCTGGAACGGCTCTTTCCAAAAGCCCATCGAGAGAGGCTGTATTTTTAGCGCTTGAATATGCGATTAAACATGATGTCAAAGTTTTTTTCGACCTAGATTATCGCCCGTATACTTGGACGGATAAAGCAGAAACAGCAGTGTATTACAATCTGGCAGCCGAAAAGTGTCATGTGATTATCGGAACTCGTGAAGAGTTTGACTTGATGGAAATATTGTTAAATATGGATAAATCAGATGACCAATTTACAGCGTCTCGCTTGTTCTCACATCGTGCTGAATTGGTAGTAATTAAACATGGAGTGGCTGGTTCAATTACTTATTCAAAAAATGGAGAATCTTACAGAAGCGGCATTTTTCCGACAAAAGTATTAAAAACATTTGGGGCCGGAGACTCGTATGCATCCGCATTTATCTTCGGATTGATGAATGGAAAAGATGTGTCAGAAGCGATGAAAATGGGAAGCGCTTCAGCATCCATTGTCATTTCTCGGCATAGCTGTTCTGATGCCATGCCGACAATAGAAGAGTTGGAAAATTATATCGAGACCGCTGTTTATGAACCGATTTCATAA
- a CDS encoding CoA-acylating methylmalonate-semialdehyde dehydrogenase → MKTTTLKTVKNYINGEWVESTSDKTEFVYNPATGEEIAIVPLSTKEEVDQAVQAANEAFKTWSQVATPKRARILFKYQQLLVDHWDELAKLVTIENGKSFEEARGEVQRGIENVEFAAGISNLMMGKQLSDIASGLESGMYRYPIGVVGGITPFNFPMMVPCWMFPMAIACGNTFVLKPSERTPLLAARLAELFEEAGLPKGVFNIVNGAHDVVNGLLEHKLVKAISFVGSQPVAEYVYKKGTANLKRVQALSGAKNHSIVLKDANLDVAVKQITSAAFGSAGERCMATAVVAVEESIADELVVRLKKEADEIIIGNGLDKGVFLGPVIREAHKERTLRYIESGIEQGATLVRDGRKDEAVNSKGYFVGPTIFDHVTQEMKIWQDEIFAPVLSIVRVKDLTEAIEFANASPFANGACLFTDSAAAVRQFRETIDAGMLGINIGVPAPMAFFPFSGWKDSFYGDLHANGTDGVEFYTRKKMVTARYVK, encoded by the coding sequence ATGAAAACGACAACTCTAAAAACGGTGAAAAATTATATTAACGGAGAATGGGTGGAATCAACTTCAGACAAAACAGAATTCGTCTATAATCCAGCAACAGGTGAAGAAATTGCAATTGTACCGCTTTCAACAAAAGAAGAAGTCGATCAAGCTGTTCAAGCTGCTAATGAAGCATTTAAAACGTGGTCCCAGGTGGCGACGCCAAAACGTGCCCGAATCTTATTTAAATACCAACAGCTTCTTGTCGATCATTGGGATGAGCTAGCCAAATTAGTCACAATCGAAAATGGAAAAAGCTTTGAAGAAGCACGCGGCGAAGTTCAGCGTGGTATTGAAAATGTTGAATTTGCTGCTGGAATTTCAAATTTAATGATGGGAAAACAGCTTTCAGACATCGCATCTGGACTTGAATCCGGAATGTATCGCTATCCAATAGGGGTTGTTGGAGGCATTACACCATTTAATTTTCCAATGATGGTTCCTTGCTGGATGTTCCCAATGGCAATTGCTTGCGGAAATACCTTTGTATTAAAACCATCTGAGCGGACACCATTGCTGGCAGCTCGCCTTGCTGAATTATTTGAAGAAGCTGGACTTCCAAAAGGTGTATTCAATATTGTTAACGGTGCACACGATGTTGTGAACGGCCTATTGGAGCATAAACTTGTTAAAGCCATTTCTTTTGTTGGTTCACAGCCTGTAGCAGAATATGTATACAAAAAAGGGACGGCCAATCTAAAACGTGTTCAAGCCCTTTCTGGAGCCAAAAACCACTCTATTGTTTTAAAAGATGCAAATCTGGATGTGGCAGTAAAGCAAATAACAAGCGCGGCATTTGGTTCTGCGGGTGAGCGCTGTATGGCGACTGCTGTCGTAGCAGTTGAGGAATCCATCGCGGATGAACTGGTTGTGAGACTGAAGAAGGAAGCGGATGAAATCATTATTGGTAACGGTCTCGACAAAGGAGTCTTTTTGGGACCTGTCATACGTGAAGCGCATAAAGAACGTACCCTTCGTTATATTGAATCAGGTATTGAACAAGGGGCGACATTAGTCCGTGATGGCCGAAAAGATGAAGCAGTAAACAGTAAAGGATATTTCGTTGGTCCAACTATCTTTGATCATGTAACACAGGAAATGAAAATCTGGCAGGACGAAATATTTGCACCAGTTCTTTCCATTGTTCGGGTAAAAGACTTAACAGAAGCTATTGAGTTTGCTAATGCCTCCCCATTTGCTAATGGTGCTTGTCTCTTTACGGATAGTGCAGCAGCCGTTCGTCAATTTCGTGAAACGATTGATGCTGGTATGTTGGGGATTAACATTGGTGTCCCGGCACCCATGGCGTTTTTTCCATTTTCAGGATGGAAGGATTCATTCTATGGAGATCTCCATGCAAATGGCACGGATGGCGTTGAATTCTATACAAGAAAGAAAATGGTTACAGCTCGATACGTGAAGTAA